A region of Geothrix edaphica DNA encodes the following proteins:
- a CDS encoding cell division protein ZapA, with translation MKPQPPLPGVRAATVSVLGRELQVQTDRPETLAAAARILEDTFRDMDSQCQLRWGSVPKGLDTPSWYLLGALNLAHRVARLEQEANQHTQNLEQTLSKLLNDVPDEPSAPVPFLAEDGD, from the coding sequence ATGAAGCCCCAGCCGCCCCTGCCGGGGGTCCGGGCCGCCACGGTCTCGGTCCTGGGGCGGGAGCTCCAGGTCCAGACGGACCGGCCCGAGACCCTGGCGGCCGCTGCCCGGATCCTGGAGGACACCTTCCGCGACATGGACTCGCAATGCCAGCTAAGATGGGGGAGCGTCCCGAAGGGCCTCGACACTCCGTCCTGGTACCTCCTGGGCGCCCTGAACCTGGCGCACCGCGTGGCGCGCCTCGAGCAGGAAGCCAACCAGCACACCCAGAACCTGGAACAGACTCTTTCGAAGTTGCTGAACGATGTTCCGGACGAACCTTCCGCCCCCGTGCCCTTCCTCGCCGAGGACGGAGACTGA
- a CDS encoding phenylalanine--tRNA ligase subunit beta, translating into MWIERKALAAEIPAAAALDTRQLCELLAALGFPVDGVASREGADVLDVDITANRGDAMSHRGMAREVAAKLQQPLAPLAPAPLAEGAPRVEVRLESPACPLYATALLSLGAGGTPPEPQALLRALESSPKGLPAVDASNELLHRYGHPTHAFDADRIQGAVTVRWAKGGETLVTLDGVTRTLTPQDLVIADETGPIALAGVMGGDGTKVTGATRRVLLESAWFDPKTVRATARRHSLHTDASHRFGRGADPAMATVARDLLVERLQAWAGASLEGAWTAGSLPAPAGSVSLPEALLSRVAGEPLQLGEAAEALRRLGCRVEVRPEALAVQPPSWRHDLTIPEDLAEEVLRLRGYEAIQSVLPPLEGPPQPLAPGYLQRQALARRLAHLGFHQTVTYGFISPEADAAYAAPDNAPGGRTLVNPLGQEYSVLRGTLLSSLRAAAEQNLRQGAREIRLFEVAPTYTSGPGGPVECFTLGLVWGGTLGGEDYLSPARRVQEADLSGIALDLGLASAPEVRSLGEGLFGFELPVSALPPAGARIIPAFRPFSRFPAVERDLSLLVELGQSYETLASAMRAALPQDLLQDLRCVDVFRHKSLPAGSQAWLMRLRFQADRTLVGSEVDGWMASALAAAESLGAKLRA; encoded by the coding sequence ATGTGGATCGAACGCAAGGCCCTCGCCGCCGAGATTCCCGCCGCCGCGGCCCTGGACACGCGCCAGCTCTGCGAGCTGCTGGCAGCCCTCGGCTTCCCCGTGGATGGCGTGGCCTCCCGTGAAGGTGCAGATGTGCTGGATGTGGACATCACCGCCAACCGCGGCGATGCCATGTCCCACCGCGGCATGGCCCGGGAGGTGGCGGCGAAGCTGCAGCAGCCCCTGGCGCCCCTGGCGCCAGCGCCCTTGGCCGAAGGTGCGCCGAGGGTCGAGGTCCGCCTGGAGAGCCCCGCCTGCCCCCTCTATGCCACGGCGCTCCTGAGCCTGGGGGCGGGCGGCACGCCGCCGGAGCCCCAGGCCCTGTTGCGCGCCCTGGAGTCTTCGCCCAAGGGCCTGCCCGCCGTGGACGCCTCCAACGAGCTGCTGCACCGCTACGGCCATCCCACCCATGCCTTCGACGCGGACCGCATCCAGGGCGCCGTGACGGTGCGCTGGGCGAAGGGCGGGGAGACTCTGGTCACGCTCGATGGCGTGACGCGCACCCTCACCCCTCAGGACCTCGTCATCGCCGACGAGACCGGCCCCATCGCCCTGGCGGGTGTCATGGGTGGGGACGGCACCAAGGTCACAGGGGCCACGCGCCGTGTGCTGCTGGAGAGCGCCTGGTTCGACCCCAAGACCGTGCGCGCCACGGCGCGCCGCCACAGCCTGCACACGGACGCCTCACACCGCTTCGGCCGGGGCGCGGATCCGGCCATGGCGACCGTGGCGCGGGATCTCCTGGTGGAGCGGCTCCAGGCCTGGGCGGGTGCTTCCCTGGAGGGAGCCTGGACTGCCGGCTCCCTGCCGGCGCCCGCTGGCTCGGTGAGCCTGCCCGAGGCCCTGCTCAGCCGGGTGGCCGGGGAACCCCTGCAGCTGGGTGAGGCCGCCGAGGCCCTGCGGCGGCTCGGTTGCCGCGTGGAGGTGCGCCCGGAGGCCCTGGCCGTCCAGCCGCCCAGCTGGCGCCACGACCTGACCATTCCGGAGGATCTGGCCGAGGAGGTCCTCCGCCTGCGTGGGTACGAGGCCATCCAGTCGGTGCTCCCGCCCTTGGAGGGCCCCCCGCAGCCGCTGGCTCCGGGCTACCTCCAGCGGCAGGCCCTGGCCCGCCGCCTGGCCCACCTGGGCTTCCACCAGACGGTGACCTACGGCTTCATCAGCCCGGAGGCGGATGCCGCCTACGCGGCGCCGGACAACGCCCCGGGAGGCCGCACCCTGGTCAACCCGCTGGGGCAGGAATACTCCGTGCTGCGCGGCACCCTCCTGTCCAGCCTCCGCGCCGCTGCGGAGCAGAACCTCCGCCAGGGCGCCCGGGAGATCCGCCTCTTCGAGGTGGCGCCCACGTACACCAGCGGTCCCGGCGGGCCCGTGGAGTGCTTCACCCTGGGCCTGGTCTGGGGCGGCACCCTGGGGGGCGAGGACTACCTGAGCCCCGCCCGCCGCGTGCAGGAGGCCGACCTCAGTGGCATCGCCCTGGACCTCGGCCTGGCTTCGGCCCCCGAGGTGCGTTCTCTGGGCGAGGGCCTCTTCGGCTTCGAGCTCCCCGTCTCCGCCCTGCCCCCGGCCGGAGCGCGGATCATCCCGGCCTTCCGCCCCTTCAGCCGCTTCCCCGCGGTGGAGCGGGACCTGTCCCTCCTGGTGGAGCTGGGCCAGTCCTACGAGACCCTGGCCTCGGCCATGCGGGCGGCGCTGCCCCAGGACCTGCTCCAGGATCTGCGCTGCGTGGACGTGTTCCGCCACAAGAGCCTGCCCGCAGGCAGCCAGGCCTGGCTGATGCGCCTGCGGTTCCAGGCGGACCGCACCCTGGTGGGGAGCGAGGTGGATGGCTGGATGGCCTCGGCGCTGGCCGCGGCGGAGTCCCTCGGGGCGAAGCTCCGGGCGTAA
- the infC gene encoding translation initiation factor IF-3: MNDGIRAPEVRVISEDGEQLGLMPPNQAIRIAEERGLDLVEVAGNANPPVCRIMDYGKYKFMEAKREHAARAKQKNIVVKEVKFRPKTDDHDFDFKVKHILRFLEEEDKVKVVVMFRGREVVHRDIGYRIIEEVIQRVGDKAIVEKGAGIDGRDMHAILAPRIIEVPKAPKKSKPATPETPATEAQI, translated from the coding sequence ATCAATGACGGCATCCGGGCCCCCGAGGTCCGCGTCATCTCCGAAGATGGCGAACAGCTCGGCTTGATGCCCCCAAACCAGGCCATCCGGATCGCCGAAGAACGCGGTCTCGACCTGGTGGAAGTGGCAGGAAACGCCAACCCGCCCGTCTGCAGGATCATGGACTACGGCAAGTACAAGTTCATGGAAGCGAAGCGGGAACACGCGGCGCGGGCCAAGCAGAAGAACATCGTGGTCAAGGAAGTGAAGTTCCGCCCCAAGACCGATGACCACGACTTCGACTTCAAGGTGAAGCACATCCTGCGGTTCCTGGAGGAAGAAGACAAAGTCAAGGTGGTGGTCATGTTCCGCGGACGCGAAGTCGTCCATCGCGACATCGGCTACCGGATCATTGAGGAAGTCATCCAGCGGGTCGGGGACAAGGCCATCGTCGAAAAGGGGGCCGGCATCGACGGGCGTGACATGCACGCCATCCTCGCCCCCCGGATCATCGAAGTGCCCAAGGCCCCCAAGAAGTCCAAGCCCGCCACACCTGAAACCCCAGCAACCGAAGCTCAAATCTAG
- the pheS gene encoding phenylalanine--tRNA ligase subunit alpha, which yields MDHLLPAEILEADRAFAGALAACGDLDALLRLKGAYVGREGSHAARLMELLKAAPKEQKRDLGAAINGLKQQWEEGLKARQGELETAKKHLNALASNWDSSLPPPVPAHGALHPLNRLVDRLVEVFRPLGFHVEEGPEVETEAHNFDGLNIPEDHPAKASSDTFYLAAHPELLLRTHTSPVQVRTLLRVAPSLEQHGGIRFLAPGRVYRKDEIDPTHSPMFHQVEGMLVGHDIGMQHLKGTLEYALRALFGPHTEIRLRPSYFPFVEPGCEVDVSCPLCDAKGCRVCKGSGWVEILGAGLLHPNVLRYAGIDPAEWSGWAFGMGVERMAMMLSQTPDLRLFFENDQRFLKAMGGLD from the coding sequence ATGGACCACCTGCTTCCAGCTGAGATTCTCGAGGCGGATCGCGCCTTCGCGGGGGCCCTGGCCGCCTGCGGCGACCTGGATGCCCTGCTGCGCCTGAAGGGCGCCTACGTGGGCCGCGAGGGCAGCCATGCCGCGCGGCTCATGGAGCTGCTCAAGGCCGCGCCCAAGGAGCAGAAGCGCGACCTGGGCGCGGCCATCAATGGGCTCAAGCAGCAGTGGGAGGAAGGCCTGAAGGCCCGCCAGGGAGAACTCGAGACGGCGAAGAAGCACCTGAACGCGCTGGCCTCGAATTGGGATTCCTCCCTGCCGCCGCCGGTGCCGGCCCACGGCGCGCTGCATCCCCTGAACCGCCTCGTGGACCGCCTGGTGGAGGTCTTCCGCCCCCTGGGCTTCCATGTGGAGGAAGGGCCCGAGGTGGAGACCGAGGCCCACAACTTCGACGGCCTGAACATCCCCGAGGACCATCCGGCCAAGGCCTCCTCCGACACCTTCTACCTCGCGGCCCACCCGGAGCTGCTGCTCCGCACCCACACCAGCCCCGTGCAGGTGCGCACGCTCCTCCGCGTGGCGCCAAGCCTGGAGCAGCACGGCGGCATCCGCTTCCTGGCGCCGGGCCGGGTCTACCGCAAGGATGAGATCGATCCCACCCACAGCCCCATGTTCCACCAGGTGGAGGGCATGCTCGTGGGCCACGACATCGGCATGCAGCACCTCAAGGGCACCCTGGAATACGCGCTGCGGGCGCTGTTCGGCCCCCACACGGAGATCCGCCTGCGGCCTTCGTACTTCCCCTTCGTGGAACCGGGCTGCGAGGTGGACGTGAGCTGCCCGCTGTGTGACGCCAAGGGCTGCCGCGTGTGCAAGGGCTCGGGCTGGGTGGAGATCCTGGGCGCGGGCCTCCTCCATCCCAACGTGCTGCGCTACGCGGGCATCGACCCGGCGGAGTGGTCCGGCTGGGCCTTCGGCATGGGCGTGGAGCGCATGGCCATGATGCTGAGCCAGACACCGGATCTGCGCCTGTTCTTCGAGAACGATCAGCGCTTCCTCAAGGCCATGGGAGGGCTGGACTGA
- the rplT gene encoding 50S ribosomal protein L20 yields MTRVKRGFKRAQRRKRMMKFAKGFYGAKSRLYRSAKEAVEKALGYAYRDRKVKKRDFRRLWVVRISAACTQNGTSYSKFMGGLKKASVDLDRKILADLAVRNPEAFTKLVAVAKG; encoded by the coding sequence ATGACTCGTGTAAAACGCGGATTCAAGCGCGCCCAGCGCCGCAAGCGGATGATGAAGTTCGCCAAGGGCTTCTACGGCGCCAAGTCCCGCCTGTACCGCTCCGCCAAGGAAGCCGTCGAGAAGGCCCTCGGCTACGCCTACCGCGACCGCAAGGTCAAGAAGCGCGACTTCCGCCGCCTCTGGGTGGTGCGCATCAGCGCCGCCTGCACGCAGAACGGCACCAGCTACTCCAAGTTCATGGGCGGCCTGAAGAAGGCCTCCGTGGATCTGGACCGCAAGATCCTCGCGGACCTCGCCGTGCGCAATCCCGAAGCGTTTACCAAGCTCGTGGCCGTGGCCAAGGGCTGA
- the rpmI gene encoding 50S ribosomal protein L35 produces the protein MAGYKIKTHKGAQKRFKKTAGGKFKRGCSHQRHILTKKTAKRKRQLDMGGMVAKADQKAVAAMLPYA, from the coding sequence ATGGCCGGTTACAAGATCAAGACCCACAAGGGCGCCCAGAAGCGGTTCAAGAAGACCGCCGGCGGCAAGTTCAAGCGCGGCTGCTCGCACCAGCGCCACATCCTGACCAAGAAGACGGCCAAGCGGAAGCGGCAGCTGGACATGGGCGGAATGGTGGCCAAGGCCGACCAGAAGGCCGTGGCCGCGATGCTGCCTTACGCCTGA
- the zapB gene encoding cell division protein ZapB, which yields MDLLKQLESKMQSLVQQRNQLKEELDALKSAGSAGEQELQSLRTRLEDALAEKAALEKDREAVKAQVAAILQALEALG from the coding sequence ATGGACCTTCTGAAGCAGCTCGAATCGAAGATGCAGTCCCTCGTCCAGCAGCGTAACCAGCTGAAGGAAGAGCTGGATGCCCTGAAGTCTGCCGGTTCGGCCGGAGAGCAGGAGCTGCAGTCCCTCCGGACCCGGCTGGAGGACGCCCTGGCCGAGAAGGCGGCTCTCGAGAAGGACCGGGAAGCAGTGAAGGCCCAGGTGGCCGCCATCCTGCAGGCCCTGGAGGCCCTGGGATGA
- the thrS gene encoding threonine--tRNA ligase has translation MPIEVRLPDDSLRQLPEGATGTDLAAGIGARLLDAALAIKVDGRLADLKSPLADGAKVEIVTSKTPESLELIRHSTAHLLAHAVKRLYPEARVGIGPTIEDGFYYDFWVEKPFTPEDLPVIEAEMRKIVAEGVEVEREDLGRDAAVARFQAMGEPLKVEVVSGIPAGDIISGYKQGDFYDLCRGPHVPNTSKLKAFKLLSIAGAYWKGDEKNQMLSRIYGTAFHTQKELDEHLKRLEEAKARDHRKLGKELGLYSFHPEAPASPFFHPRGTQVYNELVTYMRELYFKYGYDEVITPQVLDVALWKTSGHYENYAENMYFTTAEEREYALKPMNCPGHCILFGSQKHSYRDLPIRYADFGRLHRYERSGVTHGLTRVRTFCQDDAHIYCAPEQIKTEMAAFLALLKEVYDTFGFEGMRVALSTRPEKRLGSDEIWDAAEQALGEALDEAAMPYTLNPGEGAFYGPKIEFQILDALKRPWQLGTLQVDYMLPERFDLKYTKPDGTEGRPVMLHRAILGSLERFMGILVEHTAGAFPAWLAPAQVAILPITDRANAFATEVAAQAKALGLRAELDSRNESLKAKIREAQLAKVPYMLVIGDREAEAGTVSVRHRHRGDLGVQECGAFLTSLAAEVRDRQR, from the coding sequence ATGCCCATCGAGGTCCGACTTCCTGACGACTCCCTCCGGCAGCTGCCCGAGGGGGCGACTGGAACCGATCTGGCGGCCGGCATCGGGGCCCGTCTCCTGGACGCTGCGCTGGCCATCAAGGTGGATGGCCGCCTGGCGGACCTGAAATCCCCCCTGGCCGATGGCGCCAAGGTGGAGATCGTCACCAGCAAGACTCCGGAGAGCCTGGAGTTGATCCGCCACTCCACGGCCCACCTCCTGGCCCACGCGGTGAAGCGCCTCTATCCGGAGGCCCGGGTGGGCATCGGTCCGACCATCGAGGATGGGTTCTACTACGACTTCTGGGTGGAGAAGCCCTTCACCCCCGAAGATCTGCCGGTCATCGAGGCCGAGATGCGGAAGATCGTGGCCGAGGGGGTCGAGGTCGAGCGCGAGGATCTCGGCCGGGATGCCGCCGTGGCGCGTTTCCAGGCCATGGGCGAGCCCCTCAAGGTCGAGGTCGTGTCGGGGATCCCCGCCGGGGACATCATCAGCGGCTACAAGCAGGGGGACTTCTACGACCTCTGCCGCGGCCCTCATGTGCCCAACACCTCGAAGCTGAAGGCCTTCAAGCTGCTCAGCATCGCGGGCGCCTACTGGAAGGGCGACGAGAAGAACCAGATGCTCAGCCGCATCTACGGGACCGCCTTCCACACCCAGAAGGAGCTCGACGAGCACCTGAAGCGGCTGGAGGAGGCCAAGGCCCGCGACCACCGCAAGCTGGGCAAGGAGCTGGGACTCTACTCCTTCCACCCGGAGGCGCCCGCCTCGCCCTTCTTCCACCCCAGGGGCACCCAGGTCTACAACGAGCTGGTGACCTACATGCGGGAGCTGTACTTCAAGTACGGGTACGACGAGGTGATCACCCCGCAGGTGCTGGACGTGGCTCTCTGGAAGACCAGCGGCCACTACGAGAACTACGCCGAGAACATGTACTTCACCACCGCCGAGGAGCGGGAGTACGCGCTGAAGCCCATGAACTGCCCGGGCCACTGCATCCTGTTCGGCAGCCAGAAGCACAGCTACCGCGACCTGCCCATCCGCTACGCGGACTTCGGCCGCCTGCACCGCTATGAGCGCAGCGGCGTCACCCACGGGCTGACGCGGGTGCGGACCTTCTGCCAGGATGACGCCCACATCTACTGCGCGCCCGAGCAGATCAAGACCGAGATGGCCGCCTTCCTGGCCCTGCTGAAGGAGGTCTACGACACCTTCGGCTTTGAGGGCATGCGGGTGGCCCTGTCGACCCGCCCCGAGAAGCGGCTGGGCTCGGACGAGATCTGGGACGCGGCCGAGCAGGCCCTGGGCGAGGCCCTGGACGAAGCGGCCATGCCCTACACCCTGAACCCCGGCGAGGGCGCCTTCTACGGCCCCAAGATCGAGTTCCAGATCCTGGATGCCCTCAAGCGCCCCTGGCAGCTGGGCACCCTCCAGGTGGACTACATGCTGCCGGAGCGCTTCGATCTGAAGTACACGAAGCCCGATGGCACCGAGGGGCGGCCCGTCATGCTGCATCGGGCCATCCTCGGCAGCCTCGAGCGCTTCATGGGCATCCTGGTCGAGCACACCGCCGGGGCCTTCCCGGCCTGGCTGGCCCCGGCCCAGGTGGCCATCCTGCCCATCACCGACCGGGCCAATGCCTTTGCCACCGAGGTGGCCGCCCAGGCGAAGGCGCTCGGGCTCCGGGCGGAGCTGGATTCGCGCAATGAGAGCCTGAAGGCCAAGATCCGCGAGGCCCAGCTGGCCAAGGTGCCCTACATGCTGGTCATCGGGGACCGCGAGGCCGAGGCGGGCACGGTGTCCGTGCGGCACCGCCACCGGGGGGACCTCGGGGTGCAGGAATGCGGGGCCTTCCTCACCTCGCTCGCCGCCGAGGTCCGGGACCGCCAGCGCTGA
- the rny gene encoding ribonuclease Y has product MNLISWIFLLLFFAAAGVGLLMALRAQKATVEASQAQARAEADVKVQREKLLEEARREAQRLRERGEQEAEALRKESDLKAKEQALHARQEAEKLLAERQANLEKQEQRIQSKEAGLQSKEEGLDKKLQQVEQKAKDLEGLTEKRKAELEKLEAQQTEAKQLVEAQAKRLEEVAGLTREDAKKELISQLEYAAKMDAAKLVRRIDEEAQEEAAKKARWTIGAAIQRVASDVVAEQAVSSVQLPSDDLKGRIIGREGRNIRALEKATGCDLIVDDTPESIVVSSFDPIRREVARQAILKLLADGRIHPARIEEVVEKVKVDMDQHLKEIGEAACIELGFPDVHPKMHKLVGRLNYRTSYGQNVLEHTKEVARIAEYMAGEMGADARLARRAGLFHDIGKAIDREVEGTHIEIGMQLMQRYGEKEEVIHAMSCHHGDFEPRTVEAMLITAADALSAARPGARREMLETYVKRLEKLEEIAGSYKGVQKSYAMQAGREIRILVDAGSVNDDQAYWIAKDVSRRIESEMQYPGQIKVTVMRELRAVEIAR; this is encoded by the coding sequence ATGAACCTGATCAGCTGGATTTTTCTTCTACTCTTCTTCGCTGCGGCCGGTGTCGGCCTGCTGATGGCCCTGCGGGCGCAGAAGGCCACGGTGGAGGCCTCCCAGGCCCAGGCCCGTGCCGAAGCCGACGTCAAGGTCCAGCGCGAGAAGCTGCTGGAAGAGGCCAGGCGCGAGGCCCAGCGGCTCCGGGAGCGCGGTGAGCAGGAGGCGGAGGCCCTCCGCAAGGAATCCGACCTGAAGGCCAAGGAGCAGGCCCTCCATGCCCGGCAGGAGGCGGAGAAGCTGCTGGCCGAGCGCCAGGCCAACCTGGAGAAGCAGGAACAGCGCATCCAGTCGAAGGAGGCCGGCCTCCAGTCCAAGGAGGAGGGCCTGGACAAGAAACTCCAGCAGGTGGAGCAGAAGGCCAAGGATCTCGAGGGGCTGACCGAGAAGCGGAAGGCCGAGCTCGAGAAGCTGGAGGCCCAGCAGACCGAGGCGAAACAGCTGGTGGAGGCCCAGGCCAAGCGCCTCGAGGAGGTCGCCGGTCTCACCCGCGAGGACGCCAAGAAGGAGCTGATCTCCCAGCTCGAGTACGCCGCGAAGATGGATGCCGCCAAGCTGGTGCGGCGCATCGACGAGGAGGCCCAGGAGGAGGCCGCCAAGAAGGCCCGCTGGACCATCGGCGCGGCCATCCAGCGGGTGGCCTCGGACGTGGTGGCCGAGCAGGCCGTGAGCTCCGTGCAGCTGCCCAGCGACGACCTCAAGGGCCGCATCATCGGCCGCGAGGGCCGCAACATCCGGGCCCTGGAGAAGGCGACGGGCTGCGACCTCATCGTGGACGACACGCCGGAGAGCATCGTCGTCTCCAGCTTCGACCCCATCCGCCGCGAGGTGGCCCGCCAGGCCATCCTCAAGCTCCTGGCCGACGGCCGCATCCACCCCGCCCGCATCGAGGAGGTGGTGGAGAAGGTGAAGGTGGACATGGACCAGCACCTCAAGGAGATCGGCGAGGCCGCCTGCATCGAGCTGGGCTTCCCGGATGTCCATCCCAAGATGCACAAGCTGGTGGGCCGCCTGAACTACCGCACGTCCTACGGCCAGAACGTGCTGGAGCACACCAAGGAAGTGGCGCGCATCGCCGAGTACATGGCCGGTGAGATGGGGGCGGATGCCCGGCTGGCCCGGCGCGCGGGGCTCTTCCACGACATCGGCAAGGCCATCGACCGCGAGGTGGAGGGCACCCACATCGAGATCGGCATGCAGCTGATGCAGCGCTACGGGGAGAAGGAAGAGGTCATCCACGCCATGAGCTGCCACCACGGGGACTTCGAACCCCGGACGGTGGAGGCCATGCTCATCACGGCCGCCGACGCGCTCAGCGCCGCCCGGCCCGGCGCGCGGCGCGAGATGCTGGAGACCTACGTCAAGCGCCTGGAGAAGCTCGAGGAGATCGCCGGCAGCTACAAGGGCGTGCAGAAGAGCTACGCCATGCAGGCGGGCCGCGAGATCCGCATCCTGGTGGACGCCGGTTCCGTCAACGACGACCAGGCCTACTGGATCGCCAAGGACGTCAGCCGCCGCATCGAGTCCGAGATGCAGTACCCCGGCCAGATCAAGGTCACGGTCATGCGGGAGCTGCGCGCGGTGGAAATCGCCAGGTAG